TTAAGAGAGTTAGTTAGCAGAGTTAGTGAACAGTCTTAGTTAGCAGAGTTAGTTAAGAGAGTTAGTTAGCAGAGTTAGTGAACAGTGTTAGTGAACAGCGTTAGCTAGCAGTGTTAGTTAGCAGCgttagttagcagcattagTTAACAGCGTTAGTGAACAGTGTTAGTAAACAGTATTAGTTTGCTGCGTTAGCTAGCAGAGTTATTTGGCTGCGTAAGTTAACAGCGTTAGTAAACAGTGTTAGTTAGCAGAGTTAGTTAGCAGCGTTAGTAAACAGTGTTAGTTAACAGTATTAGCTAGCAGAGTTAGCTAGTAGAGTTAGTTAGCAGAGTTAGTTAGCAGTGTTAGTTAGCAGCGTTAGCTTGGTGTTTAAATGTCGCTCACCATGTTGTGAGTGGATCTGCCGCAGTCTCCGTGAGGATCCTCTAACTTCAGCAGCTGAGTCCGGAGCAGGAGCGAGTTTCACCCTCACACTGGTTCTGATGGTTTCACCCTCACGCTGGTTCTGATGGTTTCACCCTCACACTGGTTCTGATGGTTCTGATGGTTTCACCCTCACACTGGTTCTGATGGTTCTGATGGTTTCACCCTCACACTGGTTCTGATGGTTCTGATGGTTTCACCCTCACGCTGGTTCTGATGGTTTCGTCCTCCACGAGGCTCCTGCTGCCACCATGACAGGAAGGAACCACGCTGGAGAAACAACAGGGGTGCTTAACActatgctaacatgctaacacgaGCACAAAGGGATATTTGAACGCGGAAACATTTTCATGACAAACAGAAGATCTTCGACAGATTCACGTGTTTTATATTCACGGTATATTCCATGTGACCCGCCTGTCTCCCCTCCACATTCTGGACGTGTTGGTTTAGTCCAAGTCgactgagctttttttttttcttggattaACTTTATTAGCAAACAGCGCAGTGAACATACATCTTTATTCTTCAGagaaatttaattaattcagtttcatggtttgattcatttttatgacttttgttttagtttttattaaattataattgttatttatttaaccaggatgttgccatggagacacaGCTTATCTTCTGaggccaaaacatctggatcgccccctggtgtctggctgcagtatagatcattaaccaaaaaataaaaagcagatgttaaataaatgtttctgtcattttctgtcgttcttatctcactgatgtttgttcaagtgtttctcatcagtttggtttaattagttattcgatgatataaaaatggacTCGGACGTCATGACGAACAGCTGcaactgactcctgattggtcgagcgcgTGAACTGGAAAGGTTTTTACTGACGCCTTCAAACGCACAAGACGCCGGAACTTGtattcaggatattttagcttcgtTTTGTACGATGATttgagtcgtccatctttatttacagtcaaagCGTGAGTCAGGAGGAAGTAGCTTTGGCCCCCggtgtaaataaaatacaaacacacaaacatttccttgTCTTTGATTTTGAGACGacaattttattcaaaatgtatttctattATATTCAGAGAGCAGAACAAATATTTTTCCAAAAGCACAAGTcagaacccccccaccccccaaatcCGTTTCCAGAAATCTAGCTCACACAGCAGCGGACATCACGAGTCCACACTGGTATTTAATGGCATTTAAAAAATGGGGAGATGTCTAGAATtggaaacatgaaaaagaaaatgtgtgtatattCGACACACTGCCCTCGAAGCTCCGCCTGctgttttttgttcttctgGTGGCTCCTGTCtggtctctcctctcctcagacgTTCATTGACATCATCAGGAACTGTGAGGTGCGCAGAGGTGCAAGTGAATCAATTAAGTCCCATAACATGACAACATCATCTGACACGAACTCTTTCATTTGCAGATTGTTGACGTGACGTTAAAGTGGTTTTACCTGCATCATGTTCATCTTCACACGCCCCCTCTTGAATTTGTCCATGGCCTGGAAAACTCCTGGTGCAGAGAGTTTCAGTCAGTGAAGGAATTTTTACCACAATCATTCTGAGGCCTTCTGTGGTTACTGCAGACCCAGAGGTTTTATTTAGAAGTCGTGTTTCTGTACGTACTGAACATGTTCTCCAGGCGGACGATGCAGGTGAGGTAGTCGTCAAAGTCAATGTCGTAGTTGTCGTCAGCAAACCTCAAACCgatcagctgcaggagctggttGTTCAGTTGCATCCCttcaaaccacagacacacagagacaaagacacacagagacacagacagacagagacacagagacacagagacacagacacacagacacacagagacacagacacaaagagacacagacacacagagacacagacagacagagacacagagacacagacacacagacacacagagacacagagacacagagacacagacacaaagacacacagagacacggacacaaagacacacagacacacagacagacagagacacagagacacagacacacagacacacagagacacagagacacagacacacagacacacagagacacggacacaaagacacaaagacacacagacacacagacacacagacacatagagacacagagacacagagacacagagacacagacacacagagacacagagacacagacacacagacacacagagacacagagacacagacacacagagacacagagacacagacacacagacacaaagacacatagacacgcagacacacagagacacagacacacagagacacagagacacagacacacagacacaaagacacatagacacgcagacacacagagacacagacacaaagacacacggacacaaagacacacagacacacagacacaaagacacacagagacacacagaaacacagagacacggaCACGCAGACACATAGAGACACGGACACGCAGACACacggacacaaagacacatagacacgcagacacaaagacacacagacacaaagacacacagacacacagacacaaagacacacagagacacagacacaaagacacaaagacacatagaCACATAGACACAAAGACATAATTAAACTGAATCATCGAATTTCTtcacaatgaaaatgtgaaacaaacatattgacgctgaaaatcaaatatattcaaaaaaacattgCATGTATGTAATATGTTATGAAATtcttattattactgttattattacttTGACATACATGTAATgtgtataaaatattttctattttgtcAAAAAATAAGTCAATGAACTTCTTAAACGAAATATATTAGTCAATTTATTCATATCTTCAATAAATGTCTATATAAGAAAACCTACGCATAGAAACAACACGTGTCCTCGACAGGAAtgaattcaaacacaaactcttgtaagaaatgtgaaatgttggGAAACATGAAGCGCGTCAGGAGTTTTCAGTCGACTCTCACCTGCAGCTTTGAGCGCGATGCGCAGCTCGTAGGACGACATCTTCCCCGAGCGGTCGGTGTCGAACGACAAGAAGAGcatctacaacaacaacacaagttcaACCTCACACTCCAGCACCGGAGTCCATTCACTCTTTTTACTGCACAAATGAACACGTACGATCCACTTCTTCATCTTTTCCCAGAAGACCTTAAACTCCTGGAACTCCAGTTTCCCAGTGTTGTCCACCTGTTTCACTGCGTCAAGAAAAAACTCCAAACAAGAAGGAACACTCGAAAACACGTGAGTTCCACTGCTGCTTTCACTAAACTGTGATGGAATAATTAAACTTATTTTATGAATCAACCAcgactttcttttttgtttaacacaaaaaattattttgagtgaaaatggacTTTGTTGAATTTGTTGATTCTACTAAATTCCTAGATTCTTCGAAAACTCCATCAAACATCATGTTGGTGCTAAAACATCAGgatctttaacatttaaattacaaACAGGGAATTCAAGTCTTATTGAAGAAGGATACGTCCATCAGGTTGATGATACTGTGGCAGGTGCTGAGACTCAGGCCGTCAAATTTAATCTCTTTCCCTGAAAACAAAGGTtttcaacagtaaaataaaCTTCAACTCAATAACATAGTAAAAGATAAAAGTTATTAAATCAATGATTCAAATTATAAAACATGGTAAGACAAGTACAAGAGAAGAATAAAATACACGTTAAGGTTATTAAAGGTGCCACTCAGGTATTTTGACAATCAGAAACCATCACATGTATGATTccaataatgaaaaacaaactgtagaCGTCAACGTAGCATCAACACAGacttctaataaataaataaaaactttgaaTTTACTTACGTCTGCTGAGAACTCCGTTGAGCATCTGCTGCAGCTCGTTCACACTGATCGCCTCGTCCTGTAAATACACCGCTTATGTTTGTAACGTGCATATACTGCCTCATGTAAACCAAGTTTTTCTTCAAgctgaaaacaatattttcttttgtggaAAATTCTAATTCCATCTTTGTTTGATGTAGTCGTGTGTCTCCCGAGGCTCCGGTCGTGtttctctgtgagtgtgagctGCTGTGTTCGGTGGCTGTTTTCTTACGTCACCGGCCAGCTGCTCAAACAGCCTCCTCAGGCCTTTCTCCTCGTCGGTCTCCTCCTCCGGAGCGCTGGGCATGGGCGGCTGGTGGAGACAACACAGCGTCGGTACAAGAGGACTGGACTGGCTGatcgactgactgactgaggaACCGGCTACTTACATCTGGCAGGTCGGCGTCGACGTTGCTCCCCATCTCCCTGAGCaacagagccacagagagaacGTCAACCCGGTGACCACAGATATTTAAAACTATTATAAAGTTTCAATCATTATTCAGTTTTACTCTTTGAAACTTATatgacagaagaaaacacagaagctgCATCAAGACGGtcgcacacacaaactctcttctgatgcagagaaggaaaaaacCAAAGCACAAGGTTTTACCATCGGCGTATTTGATTCTCttctattttctattatttcacACGTTTCCATATAATTTTTAGGATCATTTTACTCCTTGAACTTCTTAAGAATCTTTCACTTATACACATTTGATCTCTTTAACTTCGTGCCTCTTCTTCCAACTCTTTCTAAGGTTGTTGTTAAACGTTCGGATTTTAAGTTTAGTCCCTCCACTCACAGCGCTGCAGCCTTTTTCTCAGAGAAGATCCTGATGAGGAAGTCGGCCTCGTGGTGCGGCTGGAAGGTGGTGGGGACCAGCAGGTATTTCCCAGGGGGCAGCGTGAAGCGCTCCGACACCTCCCGCATGTTGACGTAGGTTCTGCTACGAGCCTTGGACGGGTTGTAGCGGAAGAAGTCCTTCCCCTGTTGGTCCTCGTCGTTTGAAGCCTGAATGGAAGAGAGACAACATGTGAAGACTATGAAGGACAAGAACGAACTTATGATAAAGTGTCTGgacaatctatctatctatctatctatctatctatctatctatctatctatctatctatccatctatctatctatcatccatctatctatctatctatctatctatctatctatcatctatctatctatcatccatctatctatctatctatcatccatctatctatctatctatctatctatctatctatctatctatctatctatctatctatccatctatcatccatctatctatctatctatcatccatctatctatctatctatctatctatctatcatctatctatctatctatctatctatctatctatctatcatctatcatctatcatctatcatccatctatctatctatctatcatccatctatctatctatctatctatctatcatctatcatctatctatctatctatctatctatctatctatctatctatctatcatctatcatctatcatccatctatcatccatctatctatctatctatctatctatctatctatctatctatctatctatctatctatctatctatctatctatctatcatctatctatctatcatctatcatctatcatccatctatctatcatctgtctatctatcatctatcatccatctatctatctatctatctatctatcatctatctatctatctatcatctatcatctatcatctatctatctatctatccatcaatctatctatctatcatccatctatcatccatctatctatctatctatcatccatctatcatctatccatctatctatctatctatctatctatcatctatctatctatcatctatcatccatctatccatctatctatctatctatctatctatcatctatctatcatctatctatctatcatctatcatccatctatccatctatccatctatctatctatctatctatctatcatacatctatctatctatctatcatccatctatcatccatctatctatccatctatctatctatctatctatccatctatctatccatctatccatctatctatctatctatctgtgtgACTTATGTTTGGAAACTTGAATGTGGATTTTTAAAGTTTCTCTATAAAGAACAAAGTGTTGAACATGTTTTTTCCGACCTCGTACACAGCGAAGCCGATGGTCTCCAGGTCCAGACCTTCCTTCCTCAGCTTCCGTCTGTTCTTCTGCATCAGAGCGATCACCACGCTGCACACGTCATCCTCATCGTCAgcgtcctccagctccagcttgtACTGCGGGTTGGTCCAAAACGTGTCTGAGGGTTGAAGAGTTTTAAAGATCACACTTGAACATTTAAACACATCGAATCAATGTCCGTCCTCGTGTTGACTTGAATTTTCAGCTGGCGGCCTCACCGATGTAGTTCCTGCACCCTCCAGCGGTGGAGCCGCGGATCCAGTTTCCCTGGAACATGCTGACCTCCCAGTGGCGCTTGGTGTTGTCGGTCAGGGCGTCCGGGGTCATGTTGCAGATCTCAGCCTTGTCGTAGTTCCTCTTGAAGTCCTCAAACTCCATCCTGGAGTCAACACACACCATCAAGGTCACACATCAGCAGAGTTCACCTCTCTCACACTTTAAAACCTGTCGCCACAGAGTCGAGTTCTACATTCAGACATGTGGGAGACGTTATTATTCAGGTCTGAGGTTATGACTCAGAGTTTCTGTTTGAGCATCAGGTCGCCATCAACTAGACGACGTTTTAACAAGGCTGCGAAACGGACGTCCAAAAACAAGCCCACACTTCTGGAAGGCAGGGGAATCAAACCTTTTCTCAAATATTATGAACGAGTGAAGGAACGAGGAAGGAGGGAGATAAACATAAACAACCTGAATTTAAgataaactgaactgaacagatCTGTTGAACCTGAGTCTTTAGTTTGAACCACGTCACGGAGTCGACTCACCAGAATTCACCGTCATCTGATGAATTCTGCATGATACGATTCTTCTCTGCTTTGTCCACATAGCTCCACTCTCTGGAGCTGAAAGAGAAACCACACGTTacaacagggagagagggagggagagagggagagagagagagagggagagagggagggagagagagagagagagagagagagagagagagagagagagagggagagagagagagagagggagagagagagagagagagagagagagagagagtccacGTTTCCTCATAAAGCggcaaaactacaaaaacaactATTTTAAGAGATGAGATAAAACTAGAAAAACACCACAAGATAAATCCAGAGAAGTAAAACTACTGAACCATTAAAACTAAACCGACTCTTACTCGTCACTCCAGGGGCCGTTCCACTCCACCTGACCCCAGGGGTTTCTGATCCGGATCAGCTGGACTTTCTGTCCTCGGTAATTCACCTGAGAGTCAGAACAAAACTATGAATCATTATTTATTGAGATGGTAAAACTACAATTATCTCACATAGCGGACAGAAGATTTGTTTTAGGAAAAAGATTCAAGGTTTCAAATCTGGCTTTGATTTTTAGGTCTTCAaatcaaaatggaaaaataaaaagctttttatgtatttttaggTTTTGAGATTTGTACTCGAGGTTTTTTTTCAGCTTCAGTGTAATTTACTAAAAGATGTTTATCGGTTTCTGCCCTGATGCTGATTCCAGTCAGAAACACATGACAGCTGTTCTCCTGATGGTGGCGCTCACCTCCTCCACGCCTGTGATGGAGTACGCGTGTCCCTTCACCAGGCCGGTGCTCGTCTTGGCCTCGGACTCGGCAGAGCTGCTGATCTGGAGAAAACCAAACAACGAGCAGACGGTTAAACGCTGTGGAGCCATAACCACGTTCAGAGACAAATGTAACATCATGAGCTCTGTGGATCAGATCTTTACGTCGATGGAGCAGCCCATCATGGAGCCTCGGTCCAGGGCCTTCTTCATGATGGAGAACAGGTTGTTGGGAGCGTTCTTGGTTTCGTACACTTCCCCAACGCCGCCGGTGAAGTCCTCCATGGCCTCCATCGTGCTGCCGCCCTTCAGGGACTCGTAGCTGCCGTGCAGTCTGAACCGagcagaaatacagaaacacgTCAGTCgcttaaatcaaattaaacatgAACAGCTCACAGAGACAAGATACTGGAGcgcagtggttctcaaactagGGTTCAGGACCCCCAGGGGGGTCGCAAGACACTGAAGCTACATCCACACGAATCTGGATGAACCTGCAGCTGAGGTGATGTGTTGTCGAATGATTTAGTTTGACGCAGCAGCGCAGGAAACACGAGTACACGTGTTCTTCAGGGAAAATGGATGTTTGTCACAATGTCTGTCAACTTTATTTTGGGATTCGAGAGGctgaaaagtttgggaaccTCCGCTGTAGACCACGAGTGAGGAACAGTGTTCAATCACCTCCGCCAAGGACGTTTGGTTTTCACCCACAAAGaatactgaacagatttcagGATGAGACACGAGCCAGGACAGAAGTCCAGGAACCGTGTTCTGAGTGAAATTTGGATCTAGCAGATTTCAAGTGGtatcctggggggggggggggggggggggggcacgtcCAGTGTTTATTGAGGCATTACTTGGCGTAGGCCTTCTCCAGGAGGGCGCTCCAGAACTCGTTGTTGGAGGCGGAGTGAACGAGGATGAGCTGATCTCTCACTGACGGCAGTCTGTCGTCCACCACCACGTCCAGCCACTGGTTGTGTTGCCAgaactgagggagagagggagagagggagggagagggggagggagggagggagtatTGAACAGATTGAATTTGAGTATTAAACCTATGGAATATGATTCACTACGTAGTTCTTCTCGTCTGAACCCATATGTTTTATTGTAGATTCTCCGACTCTCTGAAGAGACCAACAGGAGATACGTGCACCTGCGCACCTGGAAGTGAAAGATGCCGGCGTATCTGCGGTCGAAGTCCTGGTCATGGGGGACGACTCGGGCCAGCGTGTCTTTCTTCAGAGTCAGGGATGCGATGGCTGCCAGGAGCCAGCAGTCCCCTGTGGTGACAGACAAAGTGCATCACAGGTGAATAAGTGAGGCGCGCGTGTGGACGGACGACGCGGCGAGACTCCTGCAGAGGACTCACCCAGCTGTCCCTGGCAGATGTCCGTCCTGTTGGCATCACCCACGATGAACTTTGGGTTGTCGCAGATCTCCTGCGGAAGGGACGAGAGGACAGAGAACAGGTTGGTGTATTCACTGGGACTGACAGGTGAGAGGTGACACTGCTGCCTGGGGAAGGTGTGTTCACATTCCAGACATATTAATCAGCCTGAGATCCCAgtcaccgcaacacgagcagaACAACACGCCACACGCAGGCAGCTGAAACATCCAGGGGGAAGAAACGCCCCGCGGAGAAATGTGTAGTAACTTTACCAAACGTGACGTTTGAGTTTCACTGACACAAGTTTACAGGTTTGAGATTTTATCATATGAAAAGAATTGATTCTGATTCTGGCGTCTCGCCTCTGGTTTCAGGTCAGTTTTAGAATTGACTCAAAGTTTTTACTGTTGACTCTAAAGTTTGTTCTGGACTCGCACCTCAGTACATTTCAGATCTTTGGTCGTCACCTGTTCAGCATCCTTGAGGACCAGAGGTGACCGGCCCTCTGTTAGAGCGCCCCCTCTCTGTGGAACCACCTCTTCCTCCTGGTTAGGATCTTATCgactattttaatatttttactctGTTTGATCTTGTTTTTACTCTCGTCTGGTCTTTAACacttttaatttctgtgtgAACTTCAAACTGCTTGAAACTCTTTTGTCTTCAGTTTTGAGCGTGTAAAGCTTTTTACAACTGagttttgaaaggtgctgtgtaaatattgattattcttttcattttcactatcaaaaaaaaagccaaacgtGGCTCCGGTGCAGACGCCGTCGAGGCGTGTGGGTGTAAAGTCTGTGTACTGAGACTGAAGAACCTGCACTTCACTCTATTTACACTGTTTTCTGGCAGAACtggttcagcagcagcagctgaataaATATCTAATCACCTTTTTGTACTAAAGGTTATAAAACTGACTTCAGAGCAACTCTCACCTCTTCTTCTTAACATCAGTGATTAAAGATGATGAATGCTGCTCATTCAATCTATTCAGGTCGTTCTGAACCACAGTTCAAACTGAATAAAGTTTGATCATCAGAGCTCGAACTGATCCAATCACACATTTCCCTAAatcctcatttattttttagacAAACAGCAGATTTCAGGACAGTTGGAGACATTTAGACACTCGGTGCTCTGCAGCAtgagccaatcacagcgctaCAACCAGACCTCTGCAGATGCTCTGCACCAACGTACCTTGGGTCTCTTCCATTCAATGTTGACGGGAACGCTCTGGCTGTAGAAGAGCGAGGAGTCGACGGCAGGGAAGTCGGGGTCCTCGAACAGGACGCCCTTCTGCAGACATTCCTGCCTCAGCTGCTCAAACGACTTCCCGTCCGACTGGGTGTCCACGGCCTGGGTGGAGTTGGAGCTCCGGCCGGACAGCGTGGACTGGAGGggcatcttcttcttcttcttctacccTGGGGAGGAAGCTCAGCggagtggaggagaaggagacgtTGGGGTGTGATGGAGCGAGTCACCTGCAGCTCTCTGATGCAGGGAGACGCTCGTCCGGTCGGTACGGCTGAAGGAACACACCCTCCACAAACTGGTTTTTCCTCCCGTGGCGGTGAACCTCGCCCctgcagactctctctctctctctctctcacttgctccttatctctgtctctctctctctcgttggGCTTGGCCTGCAGAATTCTTTTCTGACGGTTTGGCAGCACACAGTAGAAGAAGTATTCAGATCGCTTGAAAGCAAATACCACAGAGTAAAGGTCCCGCATCACGTCATCAGATGAAGATACCGTCAGGAACATGGACGTGTAACAAGTTCAAGTATTATTCTGTCGGACTGGAGACAAACCAACGAAGAAACTGAAGTGTAAATAAATGACGTGAGCCTGGAGCCTTCAGGCACGGCTGGATTCAACTCCTCAAAGGGCCCGAGGGCAAAAATATCCTGCTGGGCCCCTTTACACCGCCCCCCCCCCGCCGtcaactttaaatgttttaaagttttcatctgtttgtttattagcaTGTTTACGCAAAACGACTGAACTGATTTTCATGTAACGAGTCCAAATCATCGTCACGTCCACCAAGGACATTGTGTCCCCGCCCCCGTCCCGTTTGTCCttttatcagcaggattacacaaaaaccgtCCCGACAGATCACCATGACACTGGAAAGACGCGTTCTGGGAGCAACTCGTTACACTTTGCTGCGtatccggatcagggggcggatccagagTTTACTTCtaaaactttctttaacagtgtGAGACTGGAagttttttgtgtatttctcaAACATGAGATCTGAACAAACGTGATGAGTTATAATATCTATGAGTTGGTGAAATTCAGTGCAGCTCTGGATCAGATTTTGTGAAACTTTATTCAGTTaatgtgcagtaaaaaaaaaaaaaaaaaaaaaagatcaggaAGCTTTCAAGTATTTGAACTGTCGGAAAATTtcagttttcatgtttcatatCAATATTCCTTCGATTGTGAAGTTGTAACTGAACTTTCTTTCCACTTTACGACAGAACTGATATGTTGCCTGTTCAGCGGGAGCAGCAGTTGGCAGAGCAGCGAACACAGTTTATTTATCTCACGACGTGTAAAAGCAACGAGGTGATAAAGAGGCCAGGTGGAGGAATGCGCTCCTACCGTTCACATCGGTGTTCAAGCAGCTCGGCACAGTTGTAGTCAGTGTGGGCGGAGCTGAGCGAACTATTCAACCGCTCATTAAAAAACCGCAGAAGACGCTTTGAGGATCGGATCAAATTAACAAAAGATAAACTTCAGTCAGTGAAATCGGCAGTTTCACATCGGAGCCACCTCCACCATTAAtttatcagaggaggaaaatgCTGTCGTATGTGAACAGCATTGGTCGGAACTGACGAGTGACACGTTCATTTTGTCCAAACTCAGAGGAACTTCATGTAAACTgcagattttaaaaagcagaaacttttaaaaagtttaactACTTGATTACTCGCTTTGTTCGTTTGAAAAGTTCTTTGTTTTAGTGCAGAATCTTTGTCAAGTAACTAAAATTATCACAGTGAAGAAAAAGTAATAATTtccttaaatacatttttaaattcaaggAGCCATGAAAGGTCAATTCTGGAGTATTGATATCGATTTGTACTTTAATCAGTTACTGTGTTTTCCAGCACTGTCGCCAGAGAAGGTCCAgagaattcacagtgagcgagtcGGCTTGTTGAAGACGTTTCTAAGGCTCCGAACACGCCAGGTACACGTGATCCGATTAACATGTGAGTTCACACGCGTCTCGTGATGAGATCTCAGATCGGATCTCATTTCTGTTCAGGAAGACGAAGCTGTTTTTACCCAGAGTTCACAAgtgtttgattctgtgtgtgtgtgtgtgtgagtgagtgagaggcgCTGAGGTGTAGAAATATTTGACCAATTTAAGAAACGTACGGATCCATTATGTGATCATCGTTGAcgtacacaaacaaatcaacgagAAGAAACAATACGTTCGATCCGTAGTGAAACTGCAGCTgctcagaggacgtcagctgaggaCGTCCCTAACACGTGGACCAGGACGGATTTGTGTTCACTGGTGGTCAcaaatttatacgtcatgtcccgcctcctgctgctctacaggcccCACCCCTCAGACGATCTGCCGCTGCCTCACAGAcgctgactacacaacatgtcaggacCCAGAGTTTAGCTTTGGAGAGACCAGGTCCTGGACATCagcatcaaaaacaacaaaacacttgTTACTTATGTTTTTAAGTAATTATGTATCTTAAGTATTTTCTCAGtccaaaatatacaaatgttcTTCTTCTATCTAGGtacaaattcttttttttagaaACAAAGTTTGTCCAAAAGTCACAGTTTCCTGCTT
This is a stretch of genomic DNA from Paralichthys olivaceus isolate ysfri-2021 chromosome 8, ASM2471397v2, whole genome shotgun sequence. It encodes these proteins:
- the capn9 gene encoding calpain-9, with amino-acid sequence MPLQSTLSGRSSNSTQAVDTQSDGKSFEQLRQECLQKGVLFEDPDFPAVDSSLFYSQSVPVNIEWKRPKEICDNPKFIVGDANRTDICQGQLGDCWLLAAIASLTLKKDTLARVVPHDQDFDRRYAGIFHFQFWQHNQWLDVVVDDRLPSVRDQLILVHSASNNEFWSALLEKAYAKLHGSYESLKGGSTMEAMEDFTGGVGEVYETKNAPNNLFSIMKKALDRGSMMGCSIDISSSAESEAKTSTGLVKGHAYSITGVEEVNYRGQKVQLIRIRNPWGQVEWNGPWSDDSREWSYVDKAEKNRIMQNSSDDGEFWMEFEDFKRNYDKAEICNMTPDALTDNTKRHWEVSMFQGNWIRGSTAGGCRNYIDTFWTNPQYKLELEDADDEDDVCSVVIALMQKNRRKLRKEGLDLETIGFAVYEASNDEDQQGKDFFRYNPSKARSRTYVNMREVSERFTLPPGKYLLVPTTFQPHHEADFLIRIFSEKKAAALEMGSNVDADLPDPPMPSAPEEETDEEKGLRRLFEQLAGDDEAISVNELQQMLNGVLSRRKEIKFDGLSLSTCHSIINLMDVDNTGKLEFQEFKVFWEKMKKWIMLFLSFDTDRSGKMSSYELRIALKAAGMQLNNQLLQLIGLRFADDNYDIDFDDYLTCIVRLENMFRVFQAMDKFKRGRVKMNMMQFLMMSMNV